The Falco naumanni isolate bFalNau1 chromosome 1, bFalNau1.pat, whole genome shotgun sequence genome window below encodes:
- the LIG3 gene encoding DNA ligase 3, giving the protein MPAGSRTLTQAARALGRATGLFSPQTQVTLPRPYLCCVGLPEASPGYWYQPLLQRVSLQSPGRKQGGGAGALPFHLLLNTCLRQACTAAEDMAEQRYCVDYAKRGTAGCKKCKEKIVKGMVRIGKIVPNPFTESGGDMKEWYHVKCIFEKLEKARATTKKIEDITDLEGWEELQDEEKELINKHISEANSKAASTPKKKVIVQAKITATGQITTKDPLALITPSPKKFSGFTAKPKNSEDVSADPSHKSSLSAKKCDPKHKDCLLREFRKLCALVAEKPSYNVKTQIIQDFLKKGSGGDGFHGDVYLTIKLLLPGVIKIVYNLNDKQIVKLFSRIFNCSQEEMIRDLEQGDVSETIRLFFEQSKSCPPAAKSLLTIQEVDEFLIQLSKLTKEDDQQSVLQRIARRCTGNDLKCIIRLIKHDLKMNAGAKHVLDALDPNAYEAFKASRNLQDVVERVLKNQQEAEKMPGVKRTLSVQASLMTPVQPMLAEACKSIEYAMKKCPNGMYAEIKYDGERVQVHKNGDHFSYFSRSLKPVLPHKVAHFKDFIPQAFPGGQSMILDSEVLLIDNKTGKPLPFGTLGVHKKAAFQDANVCLFVFDCIYFNDISLMDRPLCERRKFLHDNMVEIPNRILFSEMKHVTKASDLADMITRVIREGLEGLVLKDMKGNYEPGKRHWLKVKKDYLNEGAMADTADLVVLGAFYGQGSKGGMMSIFLMGCYDPKSEKWCTVTKCSGGHDDATLARLQTELDMVKISKDPSKIPRWLKINKIYYPDFIVPDPKKAPVWEITGAEFSKAEAHTADGISIRFPRCTRIRDDKDWKTATNLQQLKELYQLSKEKADFSVAAAEEDESMAGSSGENEGNSRSSTPHSTIKTPPSKSPAKAQKPEESKAVIESPQKSEEKRGEKRKASEMDDNGNKTLLDIFTGVKLYLSPSVKDFDRIRRYFIAYDGDLVPEFDTASATHVIGDIDENPDAKRVSPKWIWECIRKRRLVAPC; this is encoded by the exons ATGCCCGCAGGCAGCAGGACACTAACACAAGCAGCCCGCGCACTCGGCAGGGCCACAGGACTTTTCTCCCCCCAAACACAGGTCACCTTGCCAAGACCCTACCTGTGCTGCGTTGGGCTCCCCGAGGCCAGCCCCGGTTACTGGTACCAGCCGCTGTTACAGCGTGTATCTCTCCAGTCGCCAGGCAGAAAACAGgggggtggtgctggggctttgcctttccatctgcttttgaaCACTTGCCTTCGCCAAGCCTGCACGGCTGCAGAGGacatggcagagcagaggtACTGCGTAGACTATGCCAAGCGTGGCACGGCAGGCTGCAAGAAATGCAAGGAGAAGATCGTGAAGGGAATGGTGCGCATCGGAAAGATTGTGCCCAATCCCTTTACGGAGTCTGGTGGGGACATGAAGGAGTGGTACCATGTGAAGTGCATTTTTGAGAAGCTGGAGAAGGCCCGGGCCACCACCAAGAAAATCGAAGACATCACAGACTTGGAAGGATGGGAAGAGCTACAAGATGAGGAGAAAGAATTAATCAACAAGCACATCTCAG AAGCTAATTCCAAGGCTGCAAGTACACCGAAGAAAAAAGTGATAGTCCAAGCTAAAATCACTGCCACAGGACAAATAACTACAAAAGATCCATTAGCTCTCATCACTCCATCACCAAAGAAGTTCTCTGGCTTCACAG CCAAGCCAAAGAATTCAGAAGATGTCTCTGCAGACCCTTCCCACAAGTCTAGCCTATCTGCAAAAAAATGTGATCCAAAGCACAAAGACTGCTTGCTCCGAGAGTTCAGAAAGCTCTGTGCCCTGGTTGCTGAAAAGCCTAGCTATAATGTGAAGACGCAGATCATCCAGGATTTTCTGAAGAAGGGATCTGGAGGAG atggttTTCATGGTGATGTATACTTGACCATTAAGCTGCTGTTACCAGGAGTCATTAAAATTGTTTACAACTTGAACGATAAGCAGATTGTAAAGCTGTTTAGTAGGATTTTTAACTGCAGCCAAGAAGAAATGATCCGGGACCTGGAACAG GGAGATGTTTCCGAGACCATCCGCCTCTTCTTTGAACAGAGCAAGTCTTGTCCTCCAGCAGCCAAAAGTCTCCTGACCATCCAAGAGGTGGACGAATTCCTAATCCAGCTGTCAAAGCTTACTAAGGAAGATGACCAGCAAAGTGTGCTGCAGCGTATCGCGCGCAG GTGCACGGGCAACGACCTGAAATGCATCATCAGGCTAATTAAGCATGACTTGAAAATGAATGCTGGAGCAAAGCATGT GCTAGATGCTTTGGATCCCAACGCTTATGAGGCGTTCAAAGCATCACGCAACCTCCAGGATGTGGTAGAGCGAGTCCTGAAGAACCAGCAGGAGGCTGAGAAGATGCCAGGTGTGAAGCGAACCCTCAGTGTGCAGGCCTCTCTGATGACCCCTGTTCAGCCCATGCTG GCTGAAGCCTGCAAGTCAATTGAGTATGCCATGAAGAAGTGCCCAAATGGCATGTATGCAGAGATAAAGTATGATGGCGAGAGGGTGCAGGTCCATAAAAATGGAGATCATTTCAGCTACTTCAGCAGAAGCCTCAAACCTGTCCTCCCACATAAA GTAGCCCATTTTAAGGACTTCATCCCCCAGGCTTTCCCTGGTGGGCAAAGTATGATCCTGGATTCAGAAGTTCTTTTGATTGACAACAAAACTGGCAAACCACTTCCTTTTGGGACTCTTGGTGTGCACAAg aaagctgctttccaagATGCCAACgtttgcttgtttgtgtttGACTGCATCTATTTCAATGACATCAGCCTGATGGACAG GCCTCTGTGTGAACGTCGTAAGTTTCTCCACGACAACATGGTTGAAATCCCCAACCGGATCCTCTTCTCAGAGATGAAGCATGTCACA aaagcttCAGATCTGGCAGATATGATCACCCGAGTCATCCGTGAGGGACTGGAAGGACTGGTGTTGAAAGATATGAAG GGTAATTATGAACCGGGAAAACGACACTGGCTGAAAGTGAAGAAGGACTACCTGAACGAGGGTGCAATGGCTGACACAGCAGacctggtggtgctgggagcTTTCTATGGACAAGGCAGTAAAG gGGGAATGATGTCCATCTTCCTCATGGGCTGCTACGATCCTAAGAGCGAGAAGTGGTGCACTGTGACCAAGTGTTCTGGTGGCCACGATGATGCCACCTTGGCCCGTCTGCAAACAGAGCTGGATATGGTGAAGATCAGCAAG GATCCTAGTAAAATTCCAAGATGGCTAAAGATCAACAAAATCTACTACCCAGACTTCATTGTCCCTGATCCAAAG AAAGCCCCAGTGTGGGAGATCACAGGGGCTGAATTCTCTAAAGCCGAAGCCCACACTGCAGATGGGATCTCCATTCGCTTCCCTCGCTGCACCCGCATTCGAGATGACAAAGACTGGAAGACAGCCACCAACCTCCAGCAGCTCAAG GAGCTGTACCAACTCTCCAAAGAGAAGGCTGATTTCAGCGTGGCTGCTGCGGAGGAGGATGAGTCCATGGCTGGCAGCAGTGGAGAGAATGAGGGAAATTCCAGGTCTTCCACACCACACAGCACTATTAAAACTCCCCCAAGCAAGTCACCTGCAAAAGCCCAGAAGCCAGAAG agaGCAAAGCAGTCATTGAATCCCCTCAAAAATCGGAGGAGAAAcgaggggagaagagaaaagcaTCTGAGATGGATGACAATGGAAACAAG ACACTGCTGGACATATTCACTGGCGTGAAGCTTTATCTGTCACCCTCTGTGAAGGACTTTGACAGAATCCGGCGCTACTTCATAGCATACGATGGGGACCTTGTGCCAGAGTTTGACACAGCCTCAGCGACACATGTTATAGGGGACATCGATGAGAATCCTGATGCTAAGCGTGTGTCTCCCAAATGGATCTGGGAATGCATCCGGAAACGGAGACTGGTAGCCCCATGCTAG